Proteins encoded within one genomic window of Pseudalkalibacillus sp. SCS-8:
- the eutC gene encoding ethanolamine ammonia-lyase subunit EutC has product MDIEQIVKEVMKELEQNNTSTTQRPKTSTNADKTFDYTSEKKVTVDAPKNKETIESAQEITPARIGIGRTGTRMKTKNYLDFRVDHAAAQDAVFKDVDDSVLEEMDLPILKSRAANMEEYLMNLDSGRKLDEASAKWLKENGTKGKQVQIIVSDGLSSTGVEHTIPDLLPALRQGLEGKGISMGKPVFIRKSRVWIQDEVASIVDCDLVISLIGERPGLATSRSISAYLIYRPDESSVEADRTVFSNIHDGGVPPVEAGAYLADVIEEMLEHRVSGVKFSQLK; this is encoded by the coding sequence ATGGACATTGAACAAATTGTCAAAGAAGTGATGAAGGAGCTGGAACAGAACAACACCTCAACAACACAACGGCCGAAGACAAGTACGAATGCTGATAAAACGTTCGACTATACATCTGAGAAAAAAGTGACGGTCGACGCTCCGAAAAACAAGGAAACGATTGAATCGGCCCAGGAGATTACACCTGCACGAATTGGGATCGGCCGCACAGGGACGAGGATGAAGACGAAGAACTACCTCGATTTCCGTGTCGATCATGCTGCCGCTCAGGATGCCGTCTTCAAGGACGTCGATGATTCGGTCCTGGAAGAAATGGACTTACCGATCTTGAAATCACGTGCAGCGAATATGGAAGAGTACTTGATGAACCTCGATTCTGGGCGAAAGCTGGATGAGGCGTCAGCGAAATGGTTGAAGGAAAACGGTACGAAAGGAAAACAAGTGCAGATCATCGTTTCGGACGGTCTCAGTTCTACTGGAGTGGAGCACACGATTCCCGATCTTCTGCCAGCCCTTAGGCAAGGTCTTGAAGGAAAAGGTATCTCAATGGGGAAACCTGTTTTCATCCGTAAGAGCCGAGTGTGGATTCAGGATGAAGTGGCATCAATCGTCGATTGCGATCTTGTCATATCCCTGATCGGGGAGCGACCAGGACTTGCCACATCACGAAGCATCAGTGCTTACTTGATTTACCGACCGGATGAGTCGAGTGTCGAGGCGGATCGTACCGTGTTCTCGAACATCCATGATGGCGGGGTTCCACCCGTTGAAGCAGGTGCGTATCTCGCAGACGTGATAGAGGAAATGCTGGAACATCGCGTCAGTGGTGTAAAATTCTCTCAGTTGAAGTGA
- a CDS encoding sensor histidine kinase encodes MSATMSIESICHDHTNLSEEEINKIIEVSQTIQMTADLSKANIFIDCLMKDGKQAVVVAEASPTTAKPIYENPVIGMKAYESFEPAVLYCLKSGKAMTSNRAITQERKQVEQSVVPIRADEGHVIGALVMEKDISDKLKERAELKALSRTAESLSDLLMDVSDTHPVIPDLIEEAFFFVEETGNLLYSNSSAINLVHGLTGKGCRSGENLVELLPFLEEIIQHPDDLFVTEKEIFNKNFKVKKILLPQNEKYNGMFIVLRDLTDLRDKEKELIMKSVAIQEIHHRVKNNLQTVASLLRLQMRRGIPEESKVYFLESLNRILSIASVYEVILSNSSIDEVDIYELTVKIGNMLVYVEPQAEARVNIAFEGDKLTIESKRAVSVALIINELIQNCMNHAFKGKSSGNIRVTFRQDGDWIKIKVKDDGIGYVASTKPSLGLEIVNMMVEHDLDGEFDLRKVEQGTEADITFPLEGRI; translated from the coding sequence ATGAGTGCAACAATGTCAATTGAGTCGATTTGTCATGATCATACGAATCTATCAGAAGAAGAAATCAACAAGATTATCGAAGTCAGCCAGACGATCCAGATGACCGCTGATTTGTCCAAGGCGAACATCTTCATCGATTGTTTGATGAAGGATGGAAAACAAGCGGTCGTCGTGGCCGAGGCTTCGCCGACGACAGCAAAACCGATTTATGAAAACCCTGTCATAGGGATGAAAGCCTATGAATCTTTTGAACCAGCCGTTCTTTATTGCCTCAAATCCGGTAAGGCGATGACGTCGAACCGTGCCATCACGCAAGAACGGAAGCAGGTGGAACAGAGTGTCGTCCCGATCCGTGCCGACGAAGGACATGTGATTGGTGCACTCGTAATGGAGAAGGACATAAGTGATAAGCTTAAAGAACGTGCTGAATTGAAAGCGTTGTCAAGGACGGCTGAATCACTCAGTGACCTTCTGATGGATGTGTCTGATACGCATCCCGTCATTCCGGACCTCATCGAGGAAGCATTCTTTTTTGTTGAGGAAACTGGCAATCTTCTATACTCAAATTCTTCTGCCATCAATCTCGTTCACGGATTGACGGGGAAGGGGTGCCGATCCGGTGAAAATCTCGTAGAATTACTTCCATTCTTAGAAGAGATCATCCAGCATCCTGACGATTTGTTCGTCACGGAGAAGGAGATATTCAATAAGAATTTCAAGGTGAAGAAAATACTTTTACCTCAAAACGAAAAATACAACGGCATGTTCATTGTCCTTCGCGATCTTACGGATCTACGGGACAAGGAAAAAGAGTTGATCATGAAATCCGTTGCCATTCAAGAAATCCATCATCGGGTGAAAAACAACCTTCAGACGGTAGCAAGCTTGTTGAGACTGCAGATGCGGAGGGGGATTCCAGAAGAAAGCAAGGTCTATTTCCTTGAAAGCTTGAACCGGATTCTCAGCATCGCTTCGGTCTATGAAGTGATTCTCTCCAACAGCAGCATCGATGAGGTTGACATATACGAGTTGACCGTAAAAATCGGGAACATGCTTGTGTATGTCGAACCCCAGGCGGAGGCGAGGGTGAACATCGCCTTCGAGGGAGACAAGCTGACCATCGAATCGAAGCGCGCCGTCTCTGTCGCTTTGATCATCAACGAGCTGATTCAGAATTGTATGAATCACGCATTCAAAGGAAAATCATCTGGGAACATTCGGGTTACATTCCGGCAGGATGGTGATTGGATCAAAATCAAGGTGAAGGACGACGGGATCGGGTATGTCGCAAGTACGAAGCCATCGCTAGGGCTTGAAATCGTCAACATGATGGTCGAGCATGACCTGGATGGTGAATTCGATTTGAGAAAAGTGGAGCAGGGGACGGAAGCAGACATCACATTTCCATTAGAAGGAAGGAT